In one window of Opitutus sp. GAS368 DNA:
- a CDS encoding DUF455 family protein — protein MVAPTSTPPAPATSATGRMAAVQDMARLMRLLFEIEREFVRTATTLICRVGEPELKYLLCQHVWESAGHARFLRERGRELSGFGAGESVRPELSRIFTEAAMPADGYVALAGFYRVLKPALLGAYRHYLSATHHLADWPSRKLVEEFVADEERHARELEPYLDTVDATEGIRHLRLALAAHGGLLGDHPRTPLSSGFVWESALRPYVHPATCNRGKYPTCSSAFSLDPDETPIVRPWLVDPKTDARVIRLMVYVWLMMELDAVDYLATLFIDTPAAPFDLHHDLARHLWDESRHSQFGYRQLPKLGVDLMTLEHPLDLYHLLVRMPPHERYAMMTMEFEAGSFPTKALVMDRVRELNDFEADTLLAFDRNDEQNHVRYGHRWLPEIMALGGERRPVAEFVAATRAKFAELAGTHGGLTPHALPPDRRLTGRKLLRLAGVG, from the coding sequence ATGGTCGCCCCCACATCCACGCCCCCCGCCCCCGCCACCTCCGCCACCGGCCGCATGGCCGCCGTGCAGGACATGGCCCGGCTCATGCGCCTGCTCTTCGAGATCGAACGCGAGTTCGTCCGCACCGCGACGACCCTCATCTGCCGCGTCGGTGAGCCCGAGCTGAAATACCTGCTCTGCCAGCACGTCTGGGAATCCGCCGGCCACGCGCGCTTCCTGCGCGAGCGCGGCCGCGAGCTGAGCGGCTTCGGCGCCGGCGAAAGCGTGCGCCCGGAACTCAGCCGGATCTTCACCGAGGCCGCGATGCCCGCCGACGGCTACGTTGCGCTCGCCGGCTTTTACCGCGTGCTCAAGCCCGCCCTGCTCGGAGCCTATCGTCACTACCTGTCGGCCACCCACCACCTCGCCGACTGGCCCTCGCGCAAGCTCGTCGAGGAGTTTGTGGCCGACGAGGAACGCCATGCGCGCGAGCTGGAGCCCTATCTCGATACAGTCGACGCGACGGAGGGAATCCGCCACCTGCGCCTGGCCCTCGCCGCCCATGGCGGCCTTCTCGGCGATCACCCGCGCACCCCGTTGTCCTCCGGCTTCGTCTGGGAATCCGCGCTCCGGCCCTATGTCCATCCCGCCACCTGCAACCGCGGCAAGTATCCGACCTGTTCCAGCGCCTTCAGCCTTGATCCCGACGAGACCCCCATCGTCCGCCCCTGGCTCGTCGACCCAAAGACCGACGCGCGCGTCATCCGCCTCATGGTCTATGTGTGGCTGATGATGGAGCTGGACGCCGTCGACTACCTCGCAACCCTCTTCATCGACACACCCGCCGCGCCGTTCGACTTGCACCACGATCTGGCGCGCCACCTGTGGGACGAGTCCCGGCACAGCCAGTTCGGCTACCGGCAGCTGCCCAAACTCGGGGTGGACCTCATGACGCTCGAGCACCCGCTCGACCTCTACCACCTCCTCGTCCGGATGCCGCCGCACGAGCGCTACGCGATGATGACGATGGAATTCGAGGCCGGGAGCTTCCCGACCAAGGCCCTTGTCATGGACCGCGTGCGCGAGCTGAACGACTTCGAGGCCGACACGCTCCTGGCGTTCGACCGCAACGACGAGCAGAATCATGTCCGCTACGGCCATCGCTGGCTGCCGGAGATCATGGCGCTGGGCGGCGAGCGGCGGCCGGTGGCCGAGTTTGTCGCCGCGACCCGGGCGAAATTTGCGGAACTGGCCGGAACGCATGGCGGCCTTACCCCGCACGCCCTCCCGCCGGACCGTCGGCTGACCGGCCGCAAGCTGCTCCGTCTCGCGGGCGTGGGCTGA
- a CDS encoding Gfo/Idh/MocA family oxidoreductase, with product MKTYRAALVGTGSIGEAHVRAIEGTAGRVTLEAAVDIDAARVSEFARKHGIPHHYTDYAAMLAAEKPDLVLVATPPAQHAGMCIAAMEAGAWALCEKPLCGSLAELDQIEATEQRTGCFTACIFQMRFGAVTGHLRRLADSGQLGRPLVGVCNTLWYRDAAYYAVPWRGRWETELGGPTMGLGIHAMDHFLHLMGPWSEVRAVVRTLDRAVEVEDVSLALVTFANGAVGSIVNSALSPRQETYLRLDYQKATVELTHLYSYTRDNWKLTPVPPAQDDGLLQAWHNFPPDFGSTHGAQLNAFVSDMDAHRRPLTSGDQARQTLELLTAIYKSGFTGEIVTRGSIRPGDPFYTALHGQRAPKRLKGEPTRAG from the coding sequence ATGAAAACCTACCGCGCCGCGCTCGTCGGCACCGGTTCCATTGGCGAAGCTCATGTCCGGGCCATAGAAGGCACCGCCGGGCGTGTCACCCTGGAAGCCGCGGTCGATATCGATGCGGCCCGCGTAAGCGAGTTCGCCCGGAAGCACGGCATCCCGCACCACTACACGGACTACGCCGCGATGCTGGCCGCGGAGAAGCCCGACCTCGTGCTGGTGGCGACCCCGCCCGCCCAGCACGCCGGCATGTGCATCGCCGCCATGGAGGCCGGCGCCTGGGCCCTTTGCGAGAAACCGCTCTGCGGCTCGCTCGCCGAGCTCGACCAGATCGAGGCCACGGAACAGCGCACCGGCTGCTTCACCGCCTGCATTTTCCAGATGCGCTTCGGCGCCGTGACCGGCCACCTGCGCCGGCTCGCCGACAGCGGCCAGCTCGGCCGGCCCCTGGTCGGCGTCTGCAACACGCTGTGGTATCGCGACGCCGCCTACTACGCGGTGCCGTGGCGCGGCCGCTGGGAAACGGAGCTCGGCGGACCCACCATGGGCCTCGGCATCCACGCCATGGACCACTTCCTGCACCTGATGGGGCCGTGGAGCGAGGTGCGCGCCGTGGTCCGCACGCTCGACCGCGCCGTCGAGGTCGAGGACGTCTCGCTGGCGCTCGTCACCTTCGCCAACGGCGCCGTCGGCTCCATCGTCAACAGCGCCCTCAGTCCCCGCCAGGAAACCTACCTCCGGCTGGACTACCAGAAGGCCACCGTCGAGCTCACCCACCTTTACAGCTACACGCGCGACAACTGGAAGCTCACGCCGGTCCCCCCGGCGCAGGACGACGGCTTGCTGCAGGCCTGGCATAATTTCCCGCCGGACTTCGGCTCCACCCACGGCGCCCAGCTCAACGCCTTTGTCAGCGACATGGACGCCCACCGCCGCCCGCTCACCTCGGGGGACCAGGCCCGCCAGACGCTGGAGCTGCTGACCGCCATCTACAAATCGGGATTCACCGGCGAAATCGTCACCCGCGGCTCCATCCGGCCGGGCGACCCGTTCTATACCGCGCTGCACGGGCAGCGCGCACCCAAGCGGTTGAAGGGCGAACCGACCCGGGCCGGCTGA
- a CDS encoding ABC transporter ATP-binding protein produces the protein MTREAIASRSLTGYLWASRGRLWRGLGLALLRSLAVAPCPWLFQRMIDVAVPARDPAAIAGLGGIFLLLLGVHYIFSVWGANEIAQAMAQMMVELRSRLFFKLQFLSFGYLDQQKTGRLLSKYAFDTQKVEALLYNILNQFLPNVLYGASIFAILAILNWRLAGVLALVLPVYSFAKYHFFDRLQHSNHSARLAQEKLTGTASEYISALRLVRSFGEERQAEADLDRTSLDFARQRVHQSYLNAIYGTFWYVSSQVIALIIMAGGALLAIRGTISYGTLFAFVAGLPIVLGPIQAFVALSEQYFIGRESYLSIKELVDSTYVEEWHGTRRVQRLRGEIVFEHVAFSYPTAPDRRVLHDINLRLQPNEHIAFVGASGSGKSTLANLLLGLYAPGAGRILIDGVPQAEWDMRWVRRQLAVVLQDSLLLSGTIAENLRFARADATAAEIRAAAQQANAEEFINRLPEGYATLVGERGATLSGGQRQRLAIARAILRNPPVLILDEATSALDYESERLIQEALDRLAAGRTVITIAHRLSTIRNATRVVVLDGGRILEEGDFNTLIARGGAFARLVAAQDTGQGILRP, from the coding sequence ATGACCCGCGAGGCGATCGCATCGCGCTCACTTACCGGCTACCTTTGGGCCAGCCGCGGCCGTCTCTGGCGCGGGCTCGGGCTTGCCCTGCTGCGCTCGCTGGCCGTCGCCCCCTGCCCGTGGCTGTTCCAGCGCATGATCGACGTCGCCGTGCCCGCCCGCGACCCCGCCGCCATCGCGGGGCTGGGCGGCATTTTCCTCCTGCTGCTCGGCGTGCACTACATCTTCTCGGTCTGGGGCGCCAACGAGATCGCGCAGGCCATGGCCCAAATGATGGTCGAGCTGCGCAGCCGGCTCTTCTTCAAGCTGCAGTTCCTGAGCTTCGGCTACCTCGACCAGCAGAAGACCGGCCGCCTGCTCTCGAAATACGCGTTCGACACCCAGAAGGTCGAGGCGCTGCTCTACAACATCCTCAACCAGTTTTTGCCGAACGTCCTCTATGGCGCCAGCATCTTTGCGATCCTCGCCATCCTGAACTGGCGCCTGGCCGGCGTGCTCGCGCTGGTCCTGCCCGTCTACAGCTTCGCAAAATACCATTTCTTCGACCGCCTCCAGCACAGCAACCACTCGGCGCGCCTCGCCCAGGAAAAACTCACCGGCACGGCCAGCGAATACATCTCCGCCCTCCGGCTCGTGCGCAGTTTCGGCGAGGAACGCCAGGCCGAGGCCGACCTGGACCGGACCAGCCTGGATTTCGCCCGCCAGCGCGTGCACCAAAGCTACCTGAATGCCATCTACGGCACCTTCTGGTATGTCAGCAGCCAGGTCATCGCCCTCATCATCATGGCGGGCGGCGCCCTGCTCGCCATCCGCGGCACCATCTCCTACGGCACGCTCTTCGCCTTCGTGGCGGGCCTGCCGATCGTGCTCGGGCCGATCCAGGCGTTCGTGGCGCTGAGCGAACAGTATTTCATCGGCCGCGAAAGCTACCTGAGCATCAAGGAACTGGTCGACTCGACCTACGTCGAGGAGTGGCACGGCACCCGCCGGGTTCAGCGCCTCCGCGGCGAGATCGTCTTCGAGCACGTCGCCTTCTCCTACCCCACGGCGCCCGACCGCCGCGTGCTGCACGACATCAACCTCCGCCTCCAACCCAACGAACACATCGCCTTTGTCGGCGCCTCCGGTTCCGGCAAGAGCACGCTCGCCAACCTGCTGCTCGGCCTCTACGCCCCGGGTGCCGGCCGCATCCTCATTGACGGCGTGCCGCAGGCCGAATGGGACATGCGCTGGGTTCGCCGCCAACTCGCCGTGGTGCTCCAGGACAGCCTTCTCCTCTCCGGCACCATCGCGGAGAACCTCCGCTTCGCCCGCGCCGACGCCACCGCGGCCGAGATCCGCGCCGCGGCGCAGCAGGCCAACGCCGAGGAGTTCATCAACCGCCTGCCCGAGGGCTACGCGACGCTCGTCGGCGAACGGGGCGCAACGCTCTCTGGCGGCCAGCGCCAGCGCCTCGCCATCGCCCGCGCCATCCTGCGCAATCCGCCGGTCCTGATCCTTGACGAAGCCACCTCCGCCCTCGACTACGAGAGCGAGCGCCTGATCCAGGAGGCGCTCGACCGCCTTGCCGCCGGCCGCACCGTCATCACCATCGCCCACCGCCTCTCCACCATCCGCAACGCCACCCGGGTCGTGGTGCTCGACGGCGGCCGCATCCTCGAGGAAGGCGATTTCAACACGCTCATCGCCCGCGGCGGTGCCTTCGCCCGGCTGGTCGCCGCGCAAGACACCGGCCAGGGCATCCTTCGCCCCTGA
- a CDS encoding phytanoyl-CoA dioxygenase family protein produces the protein MLTTTPLPQLYSYGHALEMADDKVGLLRDSTDAAHDREELHRRFAADGYLYLPGYLDRDEVLAARASLTDGLAAAGVLDPTHPAIDAVCRPGAGYVFKPELTNNNPRIQQLLYAGRLPEFYAMFFNEPIRHYDFTWLRAIGPGKGTNPHCDLPYMGRGTHSHMTCWVPYGDISFTLGGLMILEGSHKRMDLLESYVYRDVDAYCENKPKDADAAKAGKWTFTGTLSHNPPVVRNKFGGRWLTTEFKAGDFITFGMFLVHASLDNRSDNRLRISSDSRYQRASEPVDDRWVGLNPPGHSTAGKRGRIC, from the coding sequence ATGCTTACCACCACGCCGCTGCCCCAGCTCTATTCCTACGGCCACGCCTTGGAGATGGCCGACGACAAGGTCGGCCTCTTGCGCGATTCAACCGACGCGGCCCACGACCGGGAGGAATTGCACCGCCGGTTTGCCGCGGACGGCTACCTCTACCTGCCCGGTTATCTCGACCGCGACGAAGTGCTGGCCGCGCGGGCTTCGCTGACCGACGGCCTGGCCGCGGCCGGTGTGCTGGACCCCACCCACCCGGCCATTGACGCCGTGTGCCGGCCCGGCGCCGGTTACGTCTTCAAGCCCGAGCTCACGAATAACAACCCGAGGATCCAGCAGCTCCTCTACGCGGGCCGCCTGCCGGAGTTCTATGCGATGTTCTTCAACGAGCCGATCCGCCACTATGACTTCACCTGGCTGCGCGCGATCGGGCCGGGCAAGGGCACCAACCCGCACTGCGACCTCCCCTACATGGGCCGCGGCACGCATTCGCACATGACCTGCTGGGTGCCTTACGGCGACATCTCATTCACGCTCGGGGGCCTGATGATCCTCGAGGGCTCGCACAAGCGCATGGACCTGCTGGAAAGCTACGTCTACCGCGACGTCGACGCCTACTGTGAGAACAAGCCCAAGGACGCCGACGCCGCGAAGGCCGGCAAGTGGACCTTCACCGGCACGCTGTCGCATAACCCCCCGGTCGTGCGCAACAAGTTCGGCGGTCGCTGGCTCACCACGGAGTTCAAGGCCGGCGACTTCATCACCTTCGGCATGTTTCTCGTGCACGCTTCCCTCGACAACCGCTCCGACAACCGCCTGCGCATCTCCAGCGATTCCCGCTACCAGCGGGCCAGCGAGCCGGTTGATGATCGGTGGGTCGGCCTCAATCCGCCGGGCCACAGCACCGCCGGCAAGCGGGGGCGCATCTGCTGA